One segment of Cyprinus carpio isolate SPL01 chromosome B20, ASM1834038v1, whole genome shotgun sequence DNA contains the following:
- the six4b gene encoding homeobox protein SIX4b, which yields MCCLKPRGVTYQDALKMSSSSSADENKRENRGSVKLSVLDPAELPMENAELLDCSPASLAFSPEQVACVCEALLQGGNVERLARFLWSLPQSDLLRGNESILKAQAIVAFHQARYQELYCILENHSFSPPNHSSLQDMWYKARYIEAEKARGRPLGAVDKYRLRRKYPLPRTIWDGEETVYCFKERSRNALKDMYKRNRYPSPAEKRNLAKMTGLSLTQVSNWFKNRRQRDRNPSEAQSKSESDGNHSTEDECSKGQEDLSPRPLSSGSSSSVAHGTAPPTVYLDGGTTVIQQIGDVKMPSHLAGGMSFNGDLASVNAHYINGGAYVQSHSSNALLNGLGATSGHFLTFDPQRVSHHGQERLLGGSSVSYAPFSMGVSETGSGKLEAMQTLVSNAEDGVISSVVSFASAPSTPSTTSGGLHLSSYSVVNLPGNETTMGLPPLMLPPSTTSSTHGSAPLGNVVSDSPQHLSQTLLYTQTVKQEPLDVSGSYTYPSEMSLDQGSNLGYTASLFLSSSSTSGSLPPTVTATVTSALSGTGVHHTLNQAGRGIQEDSVALSSDYRSQDVQLPNSLQVVSRAGECPVRVVCGDLDMEGKELAKLQTVQMDDDGSDL from the exons ATGTGCTGCCTGAAACCCAGAGGAGTGACTTATCAGGACGCGCTCAAAATGTCTTCTTCCTCAAGTGCCGATGAGAACAAGAGGGAGAATCGTGGGAGTGTCAAGCTGTCAGTGCTGGACCCCGCGGAGTTGCCGATGGAGAATGCAGAACTTTTGGACTGCTCACCGGCTTCCCTGGCCTTCTCCCCCGAGCAGGTCGCATGCGTCTGCGAAGCGCTGCTGCAGGGCGGGAACGTGGAGCGCCTGGCCAGGTTCCTCTGGTCACTGCCGCAGAGTGACCTGCTGCGGGGCAACGAGAGCATCCTTAAAGCGCAAGCGATAGTCGCCTTCCACCAGGCCCGCTACCAAGAGCTCTACTGCATTCTGGAGAACCACAGTTTCAGTCCGCCAAACCACTCGTCTCTGCAGGATATGTGGTACAAGGCGCGCTATATCGAAGCGGAGAAGGCGCGGGGTAGACCGCTGGGTGCCGTGGACAAGTATCGCTTACGCAGGAAATATCCGCTGCCTCGGACTATCTGGGACGGAGAGGAGACCGTGTATTGTTTCAAAGAGAGGTCTAGGAACGCGCTGAAGGACATGTACAAGCGGAACCGGTACCCATCTCCAGCCGAGAAACGAAATCTGGCCAAAATGACAGGACTTTCTCTGACGCAGGTCAGCAACTGGTTCAAAAACAggaggcagagagacagaaatCCATCCGAGGCTCAGTCAAAAAG TGAGTCAGATGGCAATCATAGTACAGAAGATGAGTGCAGTAAAGGCCAGGAGGACTTGTCACCACGTCCCCTCTCTAGCGGCTCTTCTAGCTCAGTCGCACACGGAACAGCCCCCCCTACAGTTTACTTGGATGGAGGAACCACAGTCATCCAACAAATTGGAGATGTCAAAATGCCTTCACACCTAGCTGGAGGAATGAGTTTTAACGGTGATCTAGCAAGTGTGAATGCTCACTACATCAACGGTGGAGCCTACGTTCAGTCACACAGTAGCAATGCTCTCCTGAATGGACTCGGCGCCACGAGTGGCCATTTCTTGACCTTTGATCCCCAGAGGGTCTCCCATCACGGTCAGGAGAGGCTGTTAGGTGGGTCTTCTGTGTCTTATGCTCCGTTCTCAATGGGGGTTTCTGAAACTGGCTCTGGAAAGCTGGAGGCCATGCAGACTCTGGTTTCCAATGCTGAAGATGGAGTCATTTCTTCAGTAGTCTCCTTCGCTTCGGCCCCCTCCACTCCATCCACTACCTCAGGAGGACTTCATCTCAGCAGTTACAGTGTGGTCAATCTCCCTGGAAATGAAACCACCATGGGGCTTCCTCCTTTAATGCTGCCCCCATCCACAACATCATCCACTCACG GCTCTGCTCCTTTGGGGAACGTGGTCAGTGACTCTCCTCAGCACTTGAGCCAAACCCTTCTTTACACCCAAACTGTGAAGCAGGAGCCTTTGGATGTGTCTGGAAGCTACACTTATCCTTCTGAAATGTCACTGGACCAAGGCAGCAACCTGGGCTACACAGCCTCccttttcctttcttcttcctctaCCAGTGGTTCACTTCCCCCTACCGTCACAGCTACGGTCACCTCTGCCCTCTCGGGCACCGGGGTACACCACACTCTGAATCAAGCTGGACGTGGCATCCAAGAGGACAGTGTAGCCCTGTCTTCGGACTACAGGTCTCAAGATGTTCAGCTGCCCAACAGCCTGCAAGTTGTGTCTAGGGCAGGAGAATGCCCAGTCAGGGTTGTTTGTGGAGATCTGGACATGGAAGGGAAAGAGCTGGCCAAGCTGCAGACTGTACAGATGGATGATGACGGAAGTGACCTATGA